One region of Chitinophaga varians genomic DNA includes:
- a CDS encoding shikimate dehydrogenase family protein has translation MKTYGLIGFPLSHSFSKGFFTEKFEKEHIAGHQYETFPIPAITGFPALLAEHPDLCGLNVTIPYKEQVIPYLDELSDAAANIGAVNCIRFKDGKKKGFNTDVIGFRNSLEPLLQQHHTKALVLGTGGAAKAVMYALQEMNIPYMVASRTPGNGTVAYSSLDQAIMEAHTLIINTTPLGMYPNVDACPEIPYEFITSRHLLYDLVYNPAETLFLQKGAAQGAAIKNGHEMLILQAEASWDIWNK, from the coding sequence ATGAAAACATACGGCCTTATTGGCTTTCCGCTCAGCCACTCTTTTTCCAAAGGGTTTTTTACCGAAAAATTTGAAAAAGAACACATCGCCGGACATCAGTATGAAACCTTCCCCATACCGGCTATCACCGGGTTCCCCGCGTTGCTGGCCGAGCACCCGGACCTGTGCGGCCTGAACGTCACTATTCCCTATAAAGAACAGGTGATCCCTTATCTCGATGAACTCAGCGATGCCGCCGCTAACATCGGGGCTGTCAACTGCATCCGCTTTAAAGATGGCAAAAAGAAAGGCTTTAATACTGACGTGATCGGATTCCGCAATTCGCTGGAACCCCTGCTGCAACAGCACCATACAAAAGCCCTCGTGCTGGGCACCGGCGGCGCGGCCAAAGCTGTGATGTATGCATTGCAGGAAATGAACATCCCTTACATGGTGGCCAGTCGTACGCCCGGTAACGGAACAGTGGCCTATAGTTCGCTGGACCAGGCTATCATGGAGGCGCACACGCTGATCATCAACACTACGCCGCTGGGCATGTACCCTAACGTAGACGCCTGTCCGGAGATCCCCTATGAATTCATTACCTCCAGGCATCTGCTGTATGACCTGGTGTATAACCCTGCCGAGACGCTGTTCCTGCAAAAAGGCGCCGCACAGGGCGCGGCCATTAAAAACGGGCATGAGATGCTGATCCTGCAGGCAGAGGCTTCATGGGACATCTGGAACAAGTAG
- a CDS encoding enoyl-CoA hydratase/isomerase family protein: MEFNLLQYEVASRTATITLNRPDKRNALNGQLVAELRQAFAKAAADEGVKVIVLKGNGEAFCAGADLEYLQQLQQNTYDENLADSRELMQLFQEIYLLDKVVIAQVEGHAVAGGCGLVTVCDLSYAVPQAMMGYTEVKIGFIPALVAVFLVRKIGEGRARELLLTGRLVTAEKAAHDGLITAVIPAGEIKAHVAKVAASLCNDASGNSLKVTKKLIGTVLDLPIKDGLEHAAELNAATRGHEDCKRGIAAFLHKEKLVW, translated from the coding sequence ATGGAATTCAACTTGTTGCAATATGAGGTGGCATCCCGCACAGCCACCATCACCCTGAACCGGCCTGATAAGCGGAATGCGCTGAATGGCCAGCTGGTGGCGGAGCTCCGGCAGGCATTCGCCAAAGCTGCCGCAGATGAAGGCGTGAAAGTGATTGTATTGAAAGGCAACGGAGAAGCTTTTTGTGCCGGGGCAGACCTGGAATACCTGCAGCAGTTGCAACAAAATACCTATGATGAGAACCTCGCAGACTCTCGGGAGCTGATGCAGTTGTTCCAGGAAATTTATCTGCTTGATAAGGTAGTGATAGCCCAGGTAGAGGGCCATGCTGTGGCGGGAGGCTGCGGGCTGGTGACCGTTTGCGACCTGAGTTACGCCGTACCCCAAGCCATGATGGGCTACACCGAAGTGAAAATTGGCTTTATCCCTGCGCTGGTAGCTGTTTTCCTCGTCAGAAAAATAGGAGAGGGCAGGGCCCGCGAATTATTGTTGACCGGCCGGCTGGTGACCGCCGAAAAAGCTGCCCATGATGGCCTGATCACCGCCGTTATCCCTGCCGGAGAAATTAAGGCGCATGTGGCCAAAGTGGCTGCCAGCTTATGTAACGACGCATCCGGCAATTCCCTGAAGGTGACCAAAAAATTGATTGGCACAGTGTTGGACTTACCTATAAAAGACGGACTGGAGCATGCAGCTGAACTGAATGCCGCCACCCGTGGACATGAAGACTGTAAACGCGGGATAGCTGCGTTTTTGCATAAAGAAAAGCTTGTATGGTAA
- a CDS encoding phosphosulfolactate synthase, with protein sequence MNFNLTQIPERTKKPRTHGLTMVMDKGLSLEEARNFLSASGPHVDILKLGFGTAFVTPNLRAKIELYQSANIPVYFGGTLFEAFLIRNQFDEYVKLVQDYGINYMEVSDGSIIIPHAEKCGYIEKLSKIGLVLSEVGSKDAEHIIPPYKWIELMRAELSAGATYVIAEARESGNVGIYRGTGEVREGLVQEILTQIPAEKIIWEAPQKAQQLYFLELVGCNANLGNLAPNEVISLEAMRVGLRGDTFHLFLDKE encoded by the coding sequence ATGAATTTTAATCTGACACAAATCCCGGAAAGGACGAAGAAACCCCGCACCCATGGGCTTACCATGGTGATGGACAAGGGGCTTAGTTTGGAAGAAGCAAGAAATTTTTTATCGGCGTCGGGACCACACGTGGATATCCTGAAACTCGGCTTTGGTACTGCGTTTGTCACGCCCAACCTGCGCGCGAAAATTGAGCTTTACCAGTCGGCCAATATTCCGGTATATTTTGGCGGTACTTTGTTTGAAGCATTTCTCATCCGTAACCAGTTTGATGAATACGTGAAGCTGGTACAAGACTACGGTATCAATTACATGGAGGTGTCTGATGGTTCCATCATCATCCCGCATGCTGAAAAATGCGGCTACATCGAAAAACTGTCTAAAATCGGCCTGGTACTGAGTGAAGTGGGCTCCAAAGACGCGGAACATATTATTCCTCCTTATAAATGGATCGAATTAATGAGAGCGGAACTGTCTGCCGGCGCTACCTATGTGATCGCAGAAGCCCGCGAAAGCGGTAACGTAGGCATTTACCGCGGTACCGGTGAAGTACGCGAAGGCCTGGTACAGGAAATCCTGACCCAGATCCCCGCTGAAAAAATCATCTGGGAAGCACCTCAGAAAGCACAACAACTGTACTTCCTGGAGCTGGTAGGCTGCAATGCCAACCTCGGCAACCTGGCGCCCAACGAGGTGATCTCCCTCGAAGCGATGCGCGTAGGCCTGAGAGGCGATACCTTCCACCTGTTTCTTGACAAAGAATAA
- a CDS encoding aminotransferase class I/II-fold pyridoxal phosphate-dependent enzyme, whose product MDIFEKLLKHMGPIGEHSDRAHGYFAFPKLEGEIGPRMKFRGNEKIVWSLNNYLGLANLPEVRATDAKAAADFGLAAPMGARMMSGNTNYHEQLERELSDYMGKEDTTLLNYGYQGIMSAIDAICGRRDVIVYDAECHASILDGLRLHPGKRYVFKHNDIEDCEKQLRRATELANAQGGGILVVTEGVFGMAGDQGKLKEIAALKDKFEFRLLVDDAHGFGTMGKTGAGTGEEQGVQDKIDLLFNTFAKSGASIGAFISGEKAIINYLRYNMRSQIFAKSIPLPIVIGHLKRVELMRKHPEMKAKLWENVNKLQNGLKARGFNIGKTNSPVTPIYLQGDIPEATAMCLDLRENYNIFCSIVVYPVIPKGQIIYRLIPTAAHTDEDIELTLKAFSETKAKLDEKVYQVAEIPMV is encoded by the coding sequence ATGGATATTTTCGAGAAACTGCTGAAGCACATGGGCCCCATTGGGGAGCATTCAGACAGAGCCCATGGCTATTTCGCCTTCCCTAAGCTGGAAGGGGAAATAGGCCCCCGCATGAAATTCCGGGGCAATGAAAAAATAGTTTGGAGCCTCAATAACTACCTGGGGCTGGCCAATCTTCCGGAAGTACGGGCTACCGACGCAAAAGCGGCAGCCGACTTTGGTCTTGCAGCGCCCATGGGCGCCCGCATGATGAGCGGCAACACCAACTATCACGAGCAGCTCGAGCGCGAACTGTCCGATTACATGGGTAAAGAAGATACCACCTTGCTGAACTACGGCTATCAGGGCATCATGAGTGCCATCGATGCTATTTGCGGCCGCAGGGACGTTATCGTGTACGACGCAGAATGCCACGCCTCCATCCTGGATGGCCTGCGCCTCCACCCCGGCAAACGTTATGTGTTCAAACACAATGACATCGAAGATTGCGAAAAACAACTGAGACGCGCTACTGAACTGGCTAACGCACAAGGTGGCGGCATCCTGGTGGTAACAGAAGGCGTATTCGGTATGGCGGGCGACCAGGGTAAACTGAAAGAAATCGCCGCACTGAAAGATAAATTTGAATTCCGCCTGCTGGTAGACGACGCCCACGGCTTCGGTACCATGGGTAAAACCGGTGCAGGTACCGGCGAAGAACAAGGCGTACAGGACAAAATCGACCTGCTGTTCAATACCTTCGCTAAATCCGGCGCTTCTATCGGCGCTTTCATCAGCGGCGAAAAAGCCATCATCAACTATCTGCGCTATAACATGCGCTCCCAGATCTTTGCTAAATCTATTCCGCTGCCAATCGTTATCGGCCACCTGAAAAGAGTGGAACTGATGCGCAAACACCCGGAAATGAAAGCAAAACTGTGGGAAAATGTGAATAAACTGCAGAACGGCCTGAAAGCCCGCGGTTTCAACATCGGTAAAACCAACTCTCCCGTTACCCCGATCTACCTGCAGGGCGATATTCCGGAAGCTACAGCCATGTGCCTGGACCTCCGCGAAAATTACAACATCTTCTGCTCTATCGTGGTATATCCCGTTATTCCAAAAGGCCAGATCATCTACCGACTGATCCCAACCGCTGCTCACACAGACGAGGACATTGAACTGACACTGAAAGCTTTCAGCGAAACCAAAGCCAAGCTCGATGAGAAAGTTTACCAGGTAGCTGAAATCCCAATGGTATAA
- a CDS encoding TonB-dependent receptor, with amino-acid sequence MKQYLVLCALTLLVTLQTTAQKITGTIRDTAQTAVPMLRLYLAGTQKHTVSGPDGSFTINNVKPGSYKLIATGIGYNTLEQAVTITDSITTLSLTIQPSDIGLNEVVVTAGRNKETLGTVPSSITIISGKQLREQSAITTDINQLLSMNVPGLTLGTNTSTNKGQTLRGRGMLIMIDGIPQSTPLRNGDKDMRSIDVSVIERVEVIKGSTAIYGNGADGGIVNFITIKANPNKRFSGSTDISTSGSLTSAANSLGARVAQQFSGRLNKFDYVVAGTYEQTGVNKDAKGQVIAPFQSLSQNENVNLFAKLGYNFNDNNRLEVMYNYYRTMQNSTYIDSGGKFGQRPIIGIVGTNPGDKQGTPYNHNAYVNFTSKNIFRNTSLNVNLYYQDFYTVFEYSDFYAPPGNSAITSKKMGARVNFNTLFNFHPNLHGDVTWGIDVLNDKTAQPLTDGRSFVPEMNMKNLAPYAQLKTYLFKDFLVKAGLRYENIRLDIPDYTTIKFGNYAGGVFVKGGNLPYEALVFNTGLRYTRFPAFNPFVSYSQSFSLYDLGRTLRLAKAVSNGSTSINIIETKAIITNNYEAGFNSNIGKFNASGSYFISTSDLGTSLKDVNGVAVPERAPERVQGFELTAGYQFLPNLSASAAYTHVEGKKDVNGVKTWLPTTRITPDKMTVNVNYSPLKQWDLGVYYIYSGMRKRFDPNPTTKEYDLGNGPVGDFSLVNLYTAYRFSTAASIRLGVDNLLNADYYPVMSQARVRTDSYIKGSGARFNLGFRYAF; translated from the coding sequence ATGAAACAATACCTGGTACTGTGCGCACTCACACTCCTGGTTACACTACAGACGACTGCACAAAAAATCACCGGCACCATCCGCGACACGGCACAAACAGCTGTTCCCATGCTGCGCCTTTATCTGGCAGGCACACAGAAACATACTGTCTCCGGCCCGGACGGCTCTTTTACCATCAATAACGTAAAACCCGGCAGCTATAAACTGATCGCTACCGGTATTGGGTACAATACACTGGAACAAGCGGTTACCATCACCGACAGCATCACCACCCTCTCCCTTACGATACAACCGTCAGACATTGGCCTGAATGAAGTAGTGGTGACCGCCGGCCGTAACAAGGAAACACTGGGTACCGTTCCCTCTTCCATCACCATCATCAGCGGTAAACAACTACGGGAACAAAGTGCTATCACTACAGACATCAACCAGCTACTGAGCATGAACGTACCAGGTCTTACGCTGGGCACCAATACCTCCACCAACAAAGGCCAGACACTGCGCGGCCGCGGCATGCTGATCATGATAGACGGTATTCCGCAATCCACCCCGCTGCGTAACGGCGATAAAGACATGCGCAGCATCGATGTTTCTGTCATTGAAAGAGTGGAAGTGATCAAAGGTTCCACCGCTATTTATGGCAACGGCGCTGACGGAGGCATCGTCAATTTCATCACCATCAAAGCCAATCCCAATAAACGTTTCAGCGGCAGCACAGACATCAGCACCAGCGGTTCGCTCACCAGCGCGGCCAACAGCCTCGGCGCACGCGTGGCACAACAGTTTAGCGGCCGGCTCAATAAATTCGATTATGTGGTGGCCGGCACCTACGAACAAACAGGTGTCAACAAAGACGCCAAAGGACAGGTCATAGCTCCTTTCCAGTCACTCAGCCAAAACGAAAACGTAAACCTTTTTGCCAAGCTGGGCTACAACTTCAATGACAATAACCGCCTGGAGGTGATGTACAACTATTACCGCACCATGCAAAACAGTACCTACATTGATTCCGGCGGTAAATTCGGGCAACGCCCCATTATCGGTATAGTAGGTACCAACCCTGGCGATAAACAGGGTACGCCGTATAACCATAACGCCTATGTGAATTTCACCAGTAAAAACATTTTCCGTAACACCTCGTTGAATGTAAACCTATATTACCAGGACTTTTACACCGTATTTGAATACTCCGATTTTTATGCACCACCGGGCAACTCCGCCATTACCTCCAAAAAAATGGGAGCCCGCGTGAATTTCAATACCCTGTTTAACTTCCATCCTAACCTGCATGGCGATGTGACCTGGGGAATAGACGTACTGAACGACAAAACCGCCCAACCGCTTACCGATGGCCGCTCCTTTGTTCCGGAGATGAATATGAAAAATCTGGCGCCTTATGCCCAGCTGAAAACATATTTATTTAAAGACTTCCTGGTGAAAGCTGGTCTGCGTTACGAAAACATTCGGCTCGATATTCCTGATTACACCACCATTAAGTTTGGTAACTATGCCGGCGGCGTGTTCGTAAAAGGCGGCAATTTGCCCTATGAAGCACTGGTATTCAACACGGGCCTGCGATACACGCGTTTCCCCGCTTTCAACCCGTTTGTAAGCTATTCACAGAGTTTCTCCCTGTATGACCTGGGCCGTACCCTGCGATTGGCCAAGGCCGTCAGCAATGGCTCCACCAGCATCAACATCATCGAAACCAAAGCTATTATCACCAACAACTATGAAGCTGGTTTCAACAGTAATATCGGCAAATTCAACGCTTCAGGTTCTTACTTCATCAGCACGTCTGATCTTGGTACCAGCCTGAAAGACGTGAATGGCGTGGCCGTACCCGAAAGAGCGCCTGAGCGGGTACAAGGCTTTGAACTGACAGCTGGCTATCAGTTCCTGCCAAATCTCTCTGCCAGTGCGGCTTACACGCATGTAGAAGGTAAAAAAGACGTGAACGGGGTCAAAACCTGGTTGCCTACAACCCGCATTACGCCGGATAAAATGACTGTCAACGTGAATTATTCTCCGCTGAAACAATGGGACCTGGGCGTGTATTATATCTATTCCGGCATGAGGAAACGTTTTGATCCCAATCCCACTACCAAAGAGTATGACCTCGGCAACGGGCCTGTAGGGGACTTTTCGCTGGTAAACCTGTACACTGCCTATCGTTTCAGCACTGCCGCTTCCATCCGGCTGGGGGTAGACAACCTGCTGAATGCCGATTATTACCCGGTAATGTCACAGGCGAGAGTGAGAACAGATTCTTATATTAAAGGCAGCGGCGCCCGGTTTAACCTGGGTTTCCGTTACGCATTCTGA
- the pafA gene encoding alkaline phosphatase PafA — protein MKRISLLAFALVIATTGTRAQKATSPKPFNHLATAKSSKTAAKPKLIVGMVVDQMRWDYLYRYSNRYAAGGFKRLLQEGFSCENTLINYTPTITACGHTCVYTGSVPAIHGIIGNTWYSPEIGRTMYCAEDTTMTTVGSTSAAGKMSPRNMLVTTIGDELRLSNHFQSKVVGVAIKDRGAILPAGHSANAAYWYDGTTGNWVTSSYYMNELPGWAQQFNNEKWPQQYLSKPWTTLYPVSSYTLSTADEKVYEGKYKNSTTGTSFPHDLSGAANSAIAASPFGNTMTLEFAKKAMEAYNMGKGAATDFLAISLSSTDYVGHQFGPNSIEAEDTYLRLDHDLARFFQYLDANIGKGQYLFFITADHGVAHVPGFLEENKLPGGTWDDHAAMKDLNEKIAARFGVKDAIKAVDNYQLWMNHDVIEVSGKNYNDIQQFIISNLQKSPAIAKAFPIRDLMVTVLPEPMRTMMTNGYNTKRSGDIQIVLSPAYIDGGKTGTTHGLWYPYDAHIPLVWMGWGVRPGKTNRTVGMTDIAPTLAALLHIQMPSGNVGQVIQEITH, from the coding sequence ATGAAAAGGATCTCCCTGCTTGCCTTTGCCCTGGTGATCGCCACCACAGGCACCCGGGCTCAAAAGGCCACTTCACCAAAACCTTTCAATCATCTGGCGACAGCCAAAAGCAGCAAAACAGCTGCCAAACCCAAACTGATCGTAGGCATGGTAGTAGACCAGATGCGCTGGGACTACCTGTACCGCTATAGCAACAGGTATGCTGCCGGAGGCTTTAAAAGACTGTTGCAGGAAGGTTTCTCCTGCGAAAATACACTGATCAACTATACACCCACCATCACCGCCTGTGGCCATACTTGCGTATATACCGGTTCTGTGCCGGCTATCCATGGTATCATTGGCAACACCTGGTACAGCCCCGAAATAGGCCGCACTATGTACTGCGCGGAAGATACCACCATGACTACCGTTGGCAGCACCTCCGCTGCGGGTAAAATGAGCCCGCGCAATATGCTGGTCACCACTATTGGTGATGAACTGCGCCTGTCCAACCATTTCCAGAGCAAAGTGGTAGGCGTGGCCATTAAGGACCGTGGCGCTATCCTGCCGGCCGGCCACAGTGCCAACGCCGCTTACTGGTATGATGGTACTACCGGCAACTGGGTAACCAGCTCCTATTACATGAATGAGCTGCCAGGCTGGGCACAACAGTTCAACAACGAAAAATGGCCACAGCAATACCTGTCTAAACCCTGGACCACACTGTATCCTGTATCTTCTTACACGCTCAGCACCGCTGATGAAAAAGTGTATGAAGGCAAATATAAAAACAGCACTACCGGCACTTCTTTTCCACATGACCTGAGCGGAGCTGCCAACAGCGCTATTGCTGCTTCCCCATTTGGCAACACCATGACTCTGGAGTTTGCGAAAAAGGCCATGGAAGCGTATAATATGGGTAAAGGCGCCGCGACCGATTTTCTCGCCATCAGCCTTTCTTCTACCGATTATGTAGGCCACCAGTTTGGACCTAATTCCATCGAAGCGGAAGATACCTACCTGCGCCTGGACCACGACCTGGCCAGGTTCTTCCAGTACCTGGACGCTAATATCGGCAAAGGACAATACCTGTTCTTCATCACCGCAGATCACGGCGTAGCCCATGTACCGGGATTCCTGGAAGAAAACAAACTGCCGGGCGGCACCTGGGACGACCACGCTGCCATGAAAGACCTGAACGAAAAAATCGCTGCCAGATTTGGCGTGAAAGACGCGATCAAAGCTGTGGACAACTATCAGCTGTGGATGAACCACGACGTGATCGAGGTGTCCGGCAAGAACTACAACGATATCCAGCAGTTTATCATCAGCAACCTGCAGAAATCCCCCGCTATTGCGAAGGCGTTCCCTATCCGTGACCTGATGGTGACCGTGCTGCCTGAGCCTATGCGCACCATGATGACCAACGGTTACAATACCAAACGGAGCGGAGATATTCAGATCGTATTGTCGCCGGCTTATATCGATGGCGGCAAAACCGGCACCACGCATGGTTTATGGTATCCTTACGACGCGCATATCCCGTTGGTATGGATGGGATGGGGCGTTCGGCCGGGTAAAACCAACCGTACCGTGGGTATGACCGATATTGCGCCCACACTGGCCGCCCTGTTGCATATCCAGATGCCAAGCGGCAACGTAGGACAAGTGATCCAGGAGATTACTCATTAA
- a CDS encoding tetratricopeptide repeat protein — translation MSKDFSFLNEDFDDLRDLLQQFENLRAGKSHSFLDEDSFEQIIDYYDEQDEMPIALQAAEIAIAQFPYSSALLLKKANLLIETKKYKEALHLLDKAALLDRNDINLYILQTDVYLALNQHQKAADVLNEQIDQFEGEDKTELLLELADVYDDWEEFEKVFDCLKMALEHEPNNEEALHKICFWTEFTGRNEESIRLHTWIIDEHPFNHLAWFNLGTAYQGLKLYEKAIDAYQYAVAIDEKFDYAYRNMGDAYIRLRKYADAIEVLQKHLEIAKPEDVIYEAIGHCYERQRKYTQARYYYRKASHLSPNDDKLFYKIAVAYMMEENWDNAVKSLLNALKINKQSAEYNMSLGECYLQLGKEKDALLYFVNAVRIRPKSVQPWQELIKGLYVFGFLEEALDQLAAAEEKAGRKPVFQYYRAAILIAQGKTKEGLLHLETALQQAPKALKKLVELDPAILQHVSVVDLIAQYRKKR, via the coding sequence ATGAGTAAAGATTTTTCTTTTTTAAACGAGGATTTTGATGATCTGAGAGACTTGTTGCAGCAGTTTGAAAATCTGAGGGCGGGTAAATCTCACTCTTTTCTGGACGAGGACTCATTTGAGCAGATCATAGACTATTATGACGAGCAGGATGAAATGCCGATTGCATTGCAGGCCGCCGAAATAGCTATAGCACAGTTTCCCTATTCCTCCGCACTTCTTCTGAAAAAGGCCAACTTACTGATAGAAACCAAAAAGTACAAAGAAGCCCTTCATTTACTGGACAAAGCCGCTTTACTGGACCGCAACGATATCAATTTGTATATCCTGCAGACCGACGTATACCTGGCGCTGAACCAGCATCAGAAGGCTGCGGACGTACTGAATGAGCAGATTGACCAGTTTGAGGGGGAAGACAAGACGGAACTGTTGCTGGAACTGGCGGACGTATATGATGACTGGGAGGAGTTCGAGAAAGTGTTCGACTGCCTGAAAATGGCGCTGGAACATGAACCCAACAATGAGGAAGCGTTGCATAAGATCTGCTTCTGGACTGAGTTTACCGGCAGAAACGAAGAGAGTATCCGGTTACATACCTGGATCATAGACGAGCACCCGTTCAACCACCTGGCGTGGTTTAACCTGGGCACTGCCTACCAGGGGCTGAAGCTGTACGAAAAGGCGATAGACGCCTATCAATACGCAGTGGCCATTGACGAGAAATTTGACTACGCTTACCGGAACATGGGCGATGCCTATATCCGTTTGCGTAAATATGCTGATGCGATCGAAGTATTGCAGAAGCACCTGGAAATCGCCAAACCGGAAGATGTGATCTATGAGGCCATCGGACATTGTTATGAGCGGCAGCGCAAGTACACCCAGGCCCGTTATTACTACCGGAAGGCTTCCCACCTGAGCCCCAACGACGATAAATTGTTTTACAAGATCGCCGTGGCCTATATGATGGAGGAAAACTGGGACAACGCCGTCAAATCATTGCTTAACGCATTGAAAATAAACAAACAGAGTGCAGAATACAATATGAGCCTCGGCGAATGTTACCTGCAGCTGGGCAAGGAAAAAGACGCGCTGCTTTATTTCGTGAACGCCGTGCGTATCCGTCCAAAGAGCGTGCAGCCCTGGCAGGAGCTGATAAAAGGCCTGTATGTATTTGGTTTTCTGGAAGAAGCGCTCGATCAACTGGCTGCTGCTGAGGAAAAAGCCGGTCGAAAACCGGTGTTCCAATATTACCGGGCCGCTATCCTGATAGCGCAGGGCAAGACCAAAGAAGGATTGCTGCACCTGGAAACCGCGCTGCAGCAGGCTCCCAAGGCCCTCAAAAAGCTGGTGGAGCTGGACCCCGCCATTTTACAACATGTGAGTGTGGTAGACCTGATCGCTCAATACCGCAAGAAACGTTAA
- a CDS encoding PepSY-associated TM helix domain-containing protein gives MKQYLHKQLFTVHRITGLIVGIMLLFASITGTLLVFSEEIDEALHHETYHIAPGTQRKPLFELLQQAGKSLRGGTPYLFFSRLPQTPEEPVIVRAEYGPDNKVYLFLNPYTGEVVHQHTNTGYFSGFLVYLHFSLLSGKTGAKVMLTVAVLLFISLLTGIWVYRKSVFKVLTFRLKPEWSSRTRRWRNLHRITGVWALLFNLLIAFTGFMMQLKVLDNRKTTGPFPDVGAPIPVDYESLLTKAAAQIPGFEAMGIRPPKKAGDPVRILGHAHEAAVWGRYSSSVHFDVNGQVKKTVDFSKAPLGDKFNAAMAPLHFGNYGGIPVKILYALLGLTPGILSISGFLIWYRRKYIIKKHQL, from the coding sequence TTGAAGCAATACCTGCATAAACAGCTTTTCACTGTTCACCGCATTACCGGCCTCATCGTAGGCATTATGCTGCTTTTTGCCAGCATAACAGGCACCCTTCTGGTTTTCAGTGAGGAAATAGATGAAGCCCTGCATCATGAAACCTATCACATTGCACCGGGAACTCAACGCAAACCACTGTTCGAACTGCTGCAGCAAGCCGGTAAATCCCTTCGTGGCGGCACCCCCTATCTGTTTTTCTCCCGGCTGCCGCAAACACCGGAAGAACCAGTGATCGTAAGGGCTGAATATGGGCCGGACAATAAAGTATATCTCTTCCTCAACCCCTATACCGGGGAGGTCGTCCATCAGCATACCAACACCGGCTACTTCTCCGGCTTCCTGGTGTACCTCCATTTTTCCCTGCTTAGCGGAAAAACGGGCGCCAAAGTGATGCTGACAGTCGCCGTACTACTATTTATATCGCTCCTCACCGGCATCTGGGTATACCGGAAATCAGTGTTTAAAGTACTGACCTTCCGCCTGAAACCCGAATGGAGCAGCCGTACCCGGCGCTGGCGCAACCTTCACCGCATTACAGGCGTATGGGCATTGCTGTTCAATCTCCTCATCGCATTCACCGGCTTCATGATGCAGCTGAAAGTACTGGACAACCGGAAAACAACCGGGCCTTTTCCCGATGTGGGCGCTCCCATTCCTGTTGACTACGAATCGTTACTGACCAAAGCGGCCGCACAGATCCCTGGCTTTGAAGCGATGGGCATCCGCCCGCCTAAAAAGGCCGGTGACCCTGTCCGTATTCTGGGCCATGCCCACGAAGCCGCTGTCTGGGGCCGTTACAGCTCCTCCGTGCATTTCGATGTCAACGGACAGGTAAAAAAGACCGTTGATTTCAGTAAAGCGCCCCTGGGCGATAAGTTCAACGCTGCCATGGCGCCGCTGCATTTCGGCAACTATGGCGGTATTCCCGTTAAAATACTCTATGCCCTTCTGGGCCTTACGCCCGGCATCCTTTCCATATCCGGTTTCCTGATATGGTACCGCCGGAAATACATCATTAAAAAACATCAGCTTTGA